GATATAGTGGTTCTCTGCATCAAGTAAAAAGACAAATCCCTCATTCCCAATCGTAATCGTAGAAAGCATATCTGTAATCGCATTTAACGTAATATCAATACCCGCCACTCCCAGTCCATCCTCTGTCGTCTTTGCAATTGTTGTTACGACAGAATCAGTAGAAGCTGATACATAAGGTGGCGTAATGACAATCTGTCCACTTTGTTCTTTTGCTAATTGATACCAAGGACGTACCCGAGGGTCATAATCTGGATCTGCCGGAGGATCAACTGGTGACTGCATAAAATGACCTTGCTCAGTCCCCACAAATGTTAGTTCTACGTTTGATCTAGAATCCTGAAAATCATCTAATAGCACTCTCTGACCTGATGCATCTTCCTCTAAAAAGGTAGACACATCACTCGTATCAGCTAAATAGTCGATGTTCTCTTTCTGAGTCATTATAAAATTAGTAATTGTATGATCAATAATGGCCAGACTCTCTTCGGCAGCACCTTCAAGCTGCTGATCCACATTTTGACTAGCACTATAAAAAGAAATAATAGCAATCATAAGGCTAGGTCCTATCAAAATGAGTAAAAAGGAAAGAATGAGCTTAGTTTTTAAAGAAGTCTCCAGAAATGAAAAGATGTTACGACGTCTGATGTTGTTCATGTGGTGTTTTCCCCTATTCTTAATTTGTCAAATCATTCTGTCTACTTTAGTCAAACAAAGTATTATAATTATCTATCGGATAGCTCACACCCTTTGTGAATGGTGTGTGAGCCGATCATATATAAAAATTTTGTGGCGGCGCTTTCTTTTAACTTTATAGGGTTCAATTAACAAAAAGTGGTTTTATTAAGAGCCCTTAAGGTAATAGAACATTAAAAAAGTAGGAGTGATGATCATGCACTCTCCTGAAAATCAAGAAATAAAAGACGCAAATAAGCCTTCCTATAAGAAACTGCTTGCGGCACTTTTTTTAGGAAAGCTTGTGGCGTATGTTCTTATTTATTATGTGTTTTAGATATTTGGCTAGCTTAGAACCATTCTCCGGAGCTATATAGTAAAATTAAAAGTAAGGATTGAAATGAACTAGAACAGGAGATGAGTTTTTGAAAAAGCGATTGGGTTTTCTTCATGCGCACCATACGAACATCGAACACATAGAAACATGTTTCTCTCCATACGAAGTTGAGTTAGTTCATTTTGTTGATCCTGGTTTATTACTTCAAAAGGACATTAATAAGGTGCTTTCTCAAAATAGAGTAAAAGATCAATTAGAGTGGATTGCTACATGTGAAGTGGATGCCATTGTTGTTACTTGTACAGAATACATAACCATGATAGATGAGAGCATATTCATGATAGAAGTACCTATCATAAAAATCGATGAACCTTTTTTTGACCACATTTGTTGTTCTGAACAACCTCAATTGATGCTATTTACAAATCCGAATACGATTAATGGAACCATAAAACGTCTTAATGATTACGCATATTACCACCACAAACAAGTAAATTGCAAACCACTTATTATTGAAGAATCATTTGACTTACTATTACAAGGTCGCGGAGAGGAATACGAACAAAAGATACTAGAATTCTTACTAAATCATACAAACAAACACGTATCAGTTGGTCAGTTATCAATGGTAGGTGCTGCAAAGGAATATGAGAAACAAACGTCCCAGAAAGTTGATAATCCATTGGATGCATTGCTATCCTTCATCATTAATCAATTAGACATACCCCAAAAAATCAAACAGCACTGATCTCATGTATAACGGGACTAGCCTCCCTTCTTCAATTCCTCCACCAGTTCCTGAAAATGACGAAATGGTGCCCCCATCCAAAGATTGCGGTGGTAGACAAAATAAATTTGCCGTTCGAGCTCTTTGTTTTCGAACTCGATATAGGCAAGATGGTCTTCATTTTCGATTAGTTTCTTGGAGATTAAGGCTACTGCCTTGCCGTAGGATAGCATTTTGATAATCGTTGAGACTGAATCTAGTTGGATCATCTCCATTTGTAGCTTCTGCTCTCTTAGCCATGATTCTGAGAAGTGACCGGTTGAGCTTGAGAGTCTGTGCACAAGTAAGATCTGCTCTTTGAGGTCTACCTTTTCAAAAGAAGGTGCACTTGCAAATGGGTGCGACCGGCTAAAGGCTAATACGATTTTGTCACTCGTGATGGGTTCATACATCAGCTCTTCTTCTTTCTTCCCTGTTTCCATCAATAGACCACAATCAAGCTCCTGTAAAAGGAGTCTTCTTTCTATTTCCGGGGCGGTTTGCACATCTAGTGAGACTTTGATCCTTGGGTATCGTTCAGCCAGCTGATGAATCAACTCTGGCATAAACAACTGAGCTGGCACTCCACTTGCTCCTAAATTGATCGATCCGTTCTCCCCGTTCTTATAATCTTCGACGCTTTTAACTAGTGCTTGGTTCACTTGACTGAGCTGCTTCGCATAATGATGAAGCATTTCCCCTACATCTGTCAGCCTGTATCCTCCTGCATTTGTCCGAAAAAGTTTCACTCCATAGTCTTCTTCAAGCGACTTAATGTGAAAGGAAACCGTTGGTGTAGATAATCCCAAGAGCTTTGCGGTTTGGGTCATTTTTCTTGTTTCTACTAATGAGAGAAAGACCTGTAATTTTTGCAGATTCACTTTATCCTCCTACAGTAGTTTAGATAATTTCTAACGATAGGTAGATCTTATCAGATTCTTTTTAATGAATTGTTAACAGTTCGTTAATCCTTTCTAAATACTTCATCACTACACTTAGAGACGAAGAGAAAAATGAGGAGAGGGTAACATGATCATTCGCTTAGAGGGCATTGAGAAGACATTTGGCCAGGTACAAGCTGTGAAACCAATCAATCTCACCATAAAAGACACCTTTGTTACGATACTCGGTCAATCTGGTTGTGGGAAAACAACGTTACTAAAAATGCTAGTTGGGCTTTCTGAACCATCAGCTGGGGACATCTTTTTCGATGACCGGACGATCTTCTCAAAGGAAAAGAAGATTAATGTGAAGCCAAACAAACGCCAGATTGCGATGGTGTTTCAGGATTTTGGATTATGGCCACACATGAGTGTCTTAGAGAATATTGCCTTTGGCCTTCGCGGAAAAGTATCGAGGAGGGAACGAGTTGATCTAGCTCGTGAGGCCTTGTCAAAAGTGAAACTCGAAGCAAAAGCGAACGTGTTGCCCGGCGATTTGTCTGGTGGTCAACAACAACGTGTTGCGTTGGCACGAGCAATTGCTGTTAATCCCAAACTCATTCTTTTCGATGAAGCACTTAGTGCTCTGGATGCCGTCCTGAGAGATCAAATGCGCGAGGAGATCCTGACGATCGTTCAATCAATTGGCGCACAAGGCATTTTTGTTACACACGATCAAACCGAAGCAATGGCCATGTCAGATAGCATGATTGTCATGGATACGGGAGAGGTTGTTCAAACAGGCTCACCTGAAGACATCTATCACACTCCCGCCAACTCCTTTGTGGCAAATTTCATTGGCAAAACGAATTGGCTAGAGGATCAGAACAGTATGGTTCGTCCAGAGAATGTCTTTCTGCAGCCTCGTAAACACACGATCCTACGATCTGGTGTGGTCGCAAAGAGTATGTATGAAGGTGATCGCTACGTTATTTTTGTTAACACGCATGAACAGCTATGGAAATTCTATGACAATAAGCCTCATCAAGAGGGATCTACAATCAAGCTTTATATTGATGAACATCACATACATTCACTAATGAAACGGGAGGCATAATCATGAAAAAAATGAATCTATTAACCATCGCAGGTGTTTCTGCATCCGTACTACTACTAGGAGCTTGTGGAGCTGATGCTGGTGCGACTGACACCACAACAAGTACGAAAACCGAAGCAGCCTCATCTGAAACAGCTACAACACCAGAGACCTTAACTGTATACTCTGCGGGACCAGAAGGATTAGCTGAGAATATTCAAGCAGCATTTGAAGAAGAGACAGGCATTAAGGTTGAAATGTTCCAAAGCACCACAGGAAAAATCCTCTCTCGCCTAGAAGCAGAATCCAATAATCCAATTGCTGATGTTGTTGTGCTTGCATCGATCCCGTCCATGGAAGGCTTAAAATCAGAAGAGAAATTACAACCCTATGAGCCGGAAAATGCCGATAGCATGAACCCTGAATGGAGTGATTCCGATCATTATTACTACGGGTATAGTGCCTCTGCTCTTGGTGTTGCCTATAACACCAATCAAGTAGATTCTCTAGATGCTGATTGGAATGAGTTTGGCGAATCCGAATGGCAAGGCCGTGTAACCATGCCTGATCCTACTTCCTCTGGATCAGCGGTCGACTTTCTTTATGGACTAACTGATGCTGATGAGAAAGGCTGGGACATCATCCAAGGCTGGATGGACAACGACTTACTAATTGCTGGAGCAAACAAGGAGTCACTCGACGCTGTCATCACTGGAGATAAAGACGTTGTAGTCGCTGCCGTTGATTACATGACCTACAAAGCGAAAGAAAGTGGCGAACCTGTTGATATTTATTATCCAGAGAGTGGTACAGTGATTAGCCCACGTGCAGCAGGTATTGTAGCTGACTCTAGTAATATCGATGCTGCTAAAGCGTACATGGATTTTCTATTATCTGATACAGCTCAAGAGCTTGTTGCTGATGCATACATCCTTCCTGGTAACGAGGAGATTGAATTAAGTAACCGTGCAGTACTAGCCGATATCCCAACTCTTCCATTTGAATTTGACGGGATTGAAGACAAGCAAATCGAAACGTTAAACACCTTCTTATCAATGGACTAATGCGTTAAGAAACTTATTGGAGGAATACATGTGATCTTACGTAGACATGCCCCATTTACAGTGCTATTCCTAATACTGTGTCTCCTAGCAGTAGCACCACTAATTTCAGTCCTCATCTACACCTTTGTGGATGAGGGCTCCCTATCATTTGAATCCATGCGTTATGTTCTAACAACAAATAGCATCATTCAAACGATGCAGAACTCCTTACTACTTGGTGTCTATGTGATTGCGGCTACAACATGTATTGCCCTGCCACTCGCCATCTTCCGAACAAAAACTGCTCTAGTTAAAAGCAATTGGTTGGACATTGTTTTTGTGATCCCGTTTATGACCCCGCCCTATATCGGTTCCATGGGATGGATCTTATTTATGCAGAACAATGGCTATTATGAGCAACTCTTTGGAGGTAAGGCTCCCTTCACCTTCTTTAATGTCGCCGGCATGGTGGTTGTGATGAGTATGCATCTCTATCCTTTTTTGTATCTGATGCTGAAAAATGCGCTTATGCGAATCAATGGATCTTTTCTGGATGCGACCTTAATCTACGGGGGCAATCCCGTCTTCAACTGGATTCGGGTTGTATTACCATTACTCATCTCAAGCTATGTCATGGCAAGTCTGCTCGTATTTATTAAGACATTAGGTGAATTCGGTACACCTGCCACATTTGGAAAACGAATTGGCTATGACGTGTTAACGACTGACATTCATGCGTATCTCTCACGCTGGCCGATCAATATCTCTGCAGCCACGAGCTTATCCTTGGTTTTACTTAGTATTTGTATGGTGATCTGGTATCTGCAAAATATCATTAGTCGAAAATATTCGTATGGCATACATTCCGGTAAGTCTGGAACCACAATGAAACCAAAAGATTCACTATGGATTCGAGTGCTTTCCAGTGGCTATGTGTTCATCATTCTCGGCCTGTCTATTGGTGTCCCGTACTTCTCGATTATTGTGACGTCTCTACTCAAAATACGAGGAGACGGGTTAAATCTCAGTAACCTAACATTCAGTCACTACGCCGACCCATTTACGATTGGCTCGGCTAGCTTCACCGCACTGATGAACAGCATTAACTTTGCCTTCATCGCTTCAACGATTGCTGCCGTGATCGGTTTTAGTGCCGCACTCTTTATACGCGCAGGGCAAAAGAAGTCACAGCAACTCGTTGATTTCACAAGTATTCTCTCTAATATCATTCCGGGTATCGTTTTTGTTGTCGGTCTAATCCTATTTTGGAATACACCGTGGTTTCCATCCACGATTTATAACACAACCTGGATGCCAATTGTGACGTACATTGTCCTGTTCCTGCCGTACTCTGTGCAGTATACAAAGTCTGCCTTATCACAGCTTCATTCGTCCATTCATCAATCAAATGCTGTCTTTGCCCAGAACGAATGGCTGATTCTTATCAAAGTTTGGTTGCCCCTTTTAGGACAGGGCATCCTAGCTGGTTGGGTGATGACATTTATTATTTCCATGCGTGAACTTGTTGGTTCCTTGCTTATTCTTCCGCCGTCCGTTGAAACAAGTGCAACATTCATTTATAGCCAGTTCGAACAAGGAGATGTCGCCAAAGGTATGGCCATGGCCGTTGTGACGGTGCTCCTAACCATCCTTTGTATCTTCATCATTGAATCCTTACAGCGAAGGGCCTTACGAACAAAAATATGATGGATGTAACAATCCTCGGAGGCGTAAAAGAATACGGTAGAAATTGCTTTATCCTAACCGACCACACAACCAACACACGCATTATGCTCGACTGCGGCGTACGTAACGGAACACCTGAAGTCTATCCAGACATCACAGAAGACATCGCCCAATCAATACAAGCCGTCTTTATCTCTCATACACATAACGATCACATCGGAGCCCTGCCCTTGCTCGCGGAAAAAGGCTTTAAAGGAGACGTCTGGATGTCCGAAGCAAGCCTCGAGCAACTAGCCATAATCTTGCCAATATGGCGTCAGAAAAGACCAGACGCTCCAATTGATAACCTGCAATTTCGTGCACTTGCCACGCAAACACGCGGCAAGCAGGTGATTATCACCAAAAACCTAAGCATCACCTGGGGCTATAGCGGACATATGCTAGGCAGCGTTTGGTACATCTTTTTTGTGAATCAGCAAGCCACCTTCTTCTCAGGAGATCTGGCACTGACCTCTCCCCTTTTGGTCACGGACACACCTTTAATACGTTCCTTTGACCTGGCGTTGATTGATAGCGGCCATGCTGCTTACACCATGCCGTACAAAAAAAGTACCAAAAACATCATAGCTCTACTCGCTGACCCATTAGAAAAATATCTCATTCCAATTACGATCTCTGGAAAAGCGTGTGATCTCTTATTCTCTCTTTATCAGCTACTTCCTGATCGCACTTTTTTTATCGATCGACCGTTACACGGCCATCTGCACAGCTACCTGCAGCATCACGAAAACTTACGTAATGAGCGAATTTGTGAACTAGAAGCTATGCTGAGCAGTGATCGCCTGCAGATAGCTAAAAACAAGAAGCAACCAGGTGTTTATCTATTAAAAGGAAAAGCATCCGACTGTACAGTTATTCAAACAGGGATCTATAAAAATGAACACTCTCCCTTTTACAAATCTCACCCGGATCGCGAAGATCTCCAAACACTCGTCCGACAAATCAATGCTAGAAACACGATTTTCTTCCACAGCAAAGAACGAGATTTAGAACTAATTCTAAAAAACCAAACATTGGAGGACGTATCACATGAAAAAAACTAGTATTGTAGCCGCCTTAACATTTGCTTTTCTTACAAGTACAGCCCATCCCGCCCAAGCAGAAAGCCCAATTGATCCAGGCTATGAAGTGAAATTCAACCTCGATCTAGATGCCTTCGCGAATCAAGCTGACATCATAAATGCATTTAATGCCACGCACGATGAAGACGTAAAGGTCTATTACTTTGATACACCTGATCAAACCTTCCGTGATCAAGGATATATTCACCGTCTGCGTGTGTATGCAAGTGATAAGAAAACAAATATCACCTATAAAAAGGTCTTCCCTGGCGTATCCGTACAAGACGCCATTGCAGAAGCAACAGCCAAAGGCTTTCACAACGACATGTCCAACTACAAATTCGAAAACGACCGCAAAGAAGGCACCGATACCTTCTCCATCAGCCGTAAAGAAACATTTAAACAGAACAAAAAACTAACTTTTGATGGCATTGATGTCGACTACGCGATCAACCTTTTCAAAGATGAAGCTCCTAAGAAATATAGTAACTGGGACAATGAAGACTGGTACCAAGAAACCCTGAGTCAAACGATTCCATATGGTCCTGCCCTAGCGAAAACATATGAAGGCCAGTACTTAGGCATCGATGCAGATGTAGAAATCTGGACCTATAAAGGGGATACAATTGCCGAGATCTCAACGAAGGTTAGTGACAAGGAACTAGCTGATTCGATTGAAGAAACCTGGTTGAACGGATTAATAGAAGCTGAGTGGTTGAGTGAGGAGCAGACTTCGAAGACGGGGTTTGTGATGGATAAGTAAACGGAAGAAGAAGGTGTCTCATATAATTAGACACCTTCTACAGGGTTAAAGACAAGGTCAGAGCTGATACTTCCAAAAACGATTGAGCTCGCTATAAGAGGCAGTAAGGACAAGGAATATCTCTTTTTACTAAACTACAGCAGAGATGTGCAAACCATTACTCTGAATGAACCATTGAACGAGCTTTTATCTGATGTAACTCTCCAAAGTACGGGTACGGTCGGGCCTTATGGCGTTATGATACTTACAAAGGTCAAAGCTGAGAAATGATGTATTCTATGCTCAAGTATTAAGAAAAAGAGTATATAAATAAGCCAGGTAAAATCATATGATTTTTACCTGGCTTATTTTAATATGCTTCGCTTGATGATGTGCAGATAAAATAATAACAAGCATTAAACCATATTCTCAACGTCTTAAGACATATCTTAAGTGCGAGATTATAAGATAAAATACCACTAATGAAAGCGCATACAATTTAGCTGATTTTATAAGGAGGCGTGGATATTGGGTGGTAGAAAGAAAAGGAGAAATAATCAAACATTGATATTTTATTTGTTTATTTCGCCTTGGTTGTTTGGATTCTTAGTTCTAGCGGTTGGGCCTATGATTTATTCTTTATACATGTCATTTACTGATTGGCAGATTTTTGGTGGGGCTGAATGGATAGGTTTAGAAAACTATAAGAATTTATTCTTTGATGATCCGCTATTCTGGAAAACGCTTTGGAATACTTTTTATTTTACTTTTTTTGGAGTACCACTAAGTTTAGTATTTGGATACTTACTAGCTGTCTTATTAAATCAAAAAGTTAAATTTATGGGAGTGTTTCGGACGATTTTTTATCTGCCTTCTATTGTTCCAGCTGTAGCAAGCTCTTTATTATGGCTTCTCATTTTCCAAGCCGGAATTTGGTTTAGCAAATGCAGTACTTGATTTTTTTAGTTTACCTACTTCTAATTGGATACTTAGTGAATCAATGGTTAAACCAACCTTAATTATCATGGGGTTATGGGGTGTAGGTGGAGGAATGGTTATTTATTTAGCCGGTCTACAAGGAGTACCACCAAGCCTATATGAAGCTGCTGATATCGATGGAGCTGGTAAGTTCAGAAAGTTTTGGAATGTAACCGTTCCAATGACCTCACACGTTATATTCTTTAATCTAATTATGGGGATTATTGGGTCATTCCAAGTTTTCACTCAAGCATATGTAATGAGTAATGGTGGACCAAACTACGCCTCATTATTTTATGTTCTCTATCTCTATCAGAATGCATTCCAATTCTTTAAGATGGGTTATGCTTCTGCATTAGCGTGGATATTATTCTTAATCATACTTGTATTTACACTTTTACAATTTAAATTCTTTGGTAAGAAGGTCTACTATGAGTACGATGATTAATAGAGGGGGTGAGTAGAGTGGAGAAAGCGGTTTTGAGTACTAATATCAAACCACATAAAAGTTACAAGAAGAGTAGAACGATTGACAGAATAATGATCTACGCGCTTTTAATTGGTTTTTCAATCTTATTTATACTACCGTTCATCTGGTTAATTAGTACCTCCTTAAAAACAGAGTCTCAGGCGATAACATACCCACCTTCCATTTTGCCTTCTCCATTCGATTGGGGCAATTACAAGGAGGTTTTCGAACTTGTCCCGTTTTTAAGGTTTTACATGAATACAATTATCGTTACTGGATTCACAGTCCTTGGAACAATCGTTTCAAGTTCGATTGTAGGTTATGCTTTTGCAAGGATTAAGGGCAGAGGGCGAAACTTTTGGTTTGTTATTTTGCTAAGCACTATGATGCTTCCACCTCAAGTGAC
The nucleotide sequence above comes from Alkalicoccobacillus plakortidis. Encoded proteins:
- a CDS encoding LysR family transcriptional regulator; protein product: MNLQKLQVFLSLVETRKMTQTAKLLGLSTPTVSFHIKSLEEDYGVKLFRTNAGGYRLTDVGEMLHHYAKQLSQVNQALVKSVEDYKNGENGSINLGASGVPAQLFMPELIHQLAERYPRIKVSLDVQTAPEIERRLLLQELDCGLLMETGKKEEELMYEPITSDKIVLAFSRSHPFASAPSFEKVDLKEQILLVHRLSSSTGHFSESWLREQKLQMEMIQLDSVSTIIKMLSYGKAVALISKKLIENEDHLAYIEFENKELERQIYFVYHRNLWMGAPFRHFQELVEELKKGG
- a CDS encoding ABC transporter ATP-binding protein, translated to MIIRLEGIEKTFGQVQAVKPINLTIKDTFVTILGQSGCGKTTLLKMLVGLSEPSAGDIFFDDRTIFSKEKKINVKPNKRQIAMVFQDFGLWPHMSVLENIAFGLRGKVSRRERVDLAREALSKVKLEAKANVLPGDLSGGQQQRVALARAIAVNPKLILFDEALSALDAVLRDQMREEILTIVQSIGAQGIFVTHDQTEAMAMSDSMIVMDTGEVVQTGSPEDIYHTPANSFVANFIGKTNWLEDQNSMVRPENVFLQPRKHTILRSGVVAKSMYEGDRYVIFVNTHEQLWKFYDNKPHQEGSTIKLYIDEHHIHSLMKREA
- a CDS encoding ABC transporter substrate-binding protein, whose translation is MKKMNLLTIAGVSASVLLLGACGADAGATDTTTSTKTEAASSETATTPETLTVYSAGPEGLAENIQAAFEEETGIKVEMFQSTTGKILSRLEAESNNPIADVVVLASIPSMEGLKSEEKLQPYEPENADSMNPEWSDSDHYYYGYSASALGVAYNTNQVDSLDADWNEFGESEWQGRVTMPDPTSSGSAVDFLYGLTDADEKGWDIIQGWMDNDLLIAGANKESLDAVITGDKDVVVAAVDYMTYKAKESGEPVDIYYPESGTVISPRAAGIVADSSNIDAAKAYMDFLLSDTAQELVADAYILPGNEEIELSNRAVLADIPTLPFEFDGIEDKQIETLNTFLSMD
- a CDS encoding ABC transporter permease, which produces MILRRHAPFTVLFLILCLLAVAPLISVLIYTFVDEGSLSFESMRYVLTTNSIIQTMQNSLLLGVYVIAATTCIALPLAIFRTKTALVKSNWLDIVFVIPFMTPPYIGSMGWILFMQNNGYYEQLFGGKAPFTFFNVAGMVVVMSMHLYPFLYLMLKNALMRINGSFLDATLIYGGNPVFNWIRVVLPLLISSYVMASLLVFIKTLGEFGTPATFGKRIGYDVLTTDIHAYLSRWPINISAATSLSLVLLSICMVIWYLQNIISRKYSYGIHSGKSGTTMKPKDSLWIRVLSSGYVFIILGLSIGVPYFSIIVTSLLKIRGDGLNLSNLTFSHYADPFTIGSASFTALMNSINFAFIASTIAAVIGFSAALFIRAGQKKSQQLVDFTSILSNIIPGIVFVVGLILFWNTPWFPSTIYNTTWMPIVTYIVLFLPYSVQYTKSALSQLHSSIHQSNAVFAQNEWLILIKVWLPLLGQGILAGWVMTFIISMRELVGSLLILPPSVETSATFIYSQFEQGDVAKGMAMAVVTVLLTILCIFIIESLQRRALRTKI
- a CDS encoding MBL fold metallo-hydrolase; the encoded protein is MMDVTILGGVKEYGRNCFILTDHTTNTRIMLDCGVRNGTPEVYPDITEDIAQSIQAVFISHTHNDHIGALPLLAEKGFKGDVWMSEASLEQLAIILPIWRQKRPDAPIDNLQFRALATQTRGKQVIITKNLSITWGYSGHMLGSVWYIFFVNQQATFFSGDLALTSPLLVTDTPLIRSFDLALIDSGHAAYTMPYKKSTKNIIALLADPLEKYLIPITISGKACDLLFSLYQLLPDRTFFIDRPLHGHLHSYLQHHENLRNERICELEAMLSSDRLQIAKNKKQPGVYLLKGKASDCTVIQTGIYKNEHSPFYKSHPDREDLQTLVRQINARNTIFFHSKERDLELILKNQTLEDVSHEKN
- a CDS encoding Beta-galactosidase C-terminal domain, with translation MRGSKDKEYLFLLNYSRDVQTITLNEPLNELLSDVTLQSTGTVGPYGVMILTKVKAEK
- a CDS encoding carbohydrate ABC transporter permease gives rise to the protein MGGRKKRRNNQTLIFYLFISPWLFGFLVLAVGPMIYSLYMSFTDWQIFGGAEWIGLENYKNLFFDDPLFWKTLWNTFYFTFFGVPLSLVFGYLLAVLLNQKVKFMGVFRTIFYLPSIVPAVASSLLWLLIFQAGIWFSKCST
- a CDS encoding carbohydrate ABC transporter permease, which gives rise to MVKPTLIIMGLWGVGGGMVIYLAGLQGVPPSLYEAADIDGAGKFRKFWNVTVPMTSHVIFFNLIMGIIGSFQVFTQAYVMSNGGPNYASLFYVLYLYQNAFQFFKMGYASALAWILFLIILVFTLLQFKFFGKKVYYEYDD